A window of the Streptomyces sp. JB150 genome harbors these coding sequences:
- a CDS encoding isopenicillin N synthase family oxygenase: protein MNSHVSYQQLPVIDLSDAHAGPGARAAFRDRLHAAARDVGFFQLVGHGVTEEETEALLSAMRRFFALPEAERVALDNVNSPHFRGYTRVGDERTGGARDWRDQLDIGAERPVRVPGPGEPAYWWLQGPNQWPAALPELRTAALAWIDRLSGVAERLLHELLAAIGAPADFYDPIFGEHAHPHLKLVRYPGSAVDGAEQGVGAHKDYGFLTLLLQDGVGGLQVQREDGLFHDVPPVAGAFVVNLGELLEVATNGYLVATNHRVVSPPGATERFSVPFFYNPRLDARVEPLPFPHASAARGVTDDPANPLFAEYGFNELKGKLRAHPLVAERHHAGLLSPA, encoded by the coding sequence ATGAACTCTCACGTGTCGTACCAGCAGCTTCCCGTGATCGATCTGTCCGATGCCCATGCCGGGCCCGGGGCGCGGGCGGCTTTCCGTGACCGGTTGCACGCGGCCGCCCGGGACGTGGGCTTCTTCCAGCTCGTCGGGCACGGGGTCACCGAGGAGGAGACGGAGGCGTTGCTGTCGGCCATGCGGCGGTTCTTCGCGCTGCCGGAGGCGGAGCGGGTGGCGCTGGACAACGTGAACTCGCCGCACTTCCGCGGCTACACGCGCGTCGGTGACGAGCGCACCGGCGGTGCGCGGGACTGGCGGGACCAGCTGGACATCGGGGCGGAGCGGCCGGTGCGGGTGCCCGGGCCGGGTGAGCCGGCGTACTGGTGGCTGCAGGGGCCGAACCAGTGGCCGGCGGCGCTGCCCGAGCTGCGGACGGCCGCGCTGGCGTGGATCGACCGGCTGAGCGGGGTCGCGGAGCGGCTGCTGCACGAGCTGCTGGCGGCGATCGGGGCGCCCGCCGACTTCTACGACCCGATCTTCGGGGAGCACGCGCATCCGCATCTGAAGCTGGTGCGGTATCCGGGGAGCGCGGTGGACGGCGCCGAGCAGGGGGTGGGCGCGCACAAGGACTACGGGTTCCTCACGCTGCTGCTGCAGGACGGGGTGGGCGGGCTCCAGGTGCAGCGGGAGGACGGGCTGTTCCATGACGTGCCGCCGGTTGCCGGGGCGTTCGTGGTGAACTTGGGCGAGCTGCTGGAGGTGGCCACCAACGGCTATCTGGTGGCCACGAACCACCGGGTCGTGTCGCCGCCGGGGGCCACGGAGCGGTTCTCCGTGCCGTTCTTCTACAACCCGCGGCTGGACGCGCGGGTCGAGCCGCTGCCGTTCCCACATGCCTCGGCCGCGCGGGGCGTGACCGACGATCCGGCGAATCCGCTGTTCGCGGAGTACGGCTTCAACGAGCTGAAGGGCAAGCTGCGGGCGCATCCGCTGGTGGCCGAGCGGCATCACGCGGGGCTGCTGAGCCCCGCGTGA
- a CDS encoding citrate synthase 2, translated as MSDFVPGLEGVVAFETEIAEPDKEGGALRYRGVDIEDLVGHVSFGNVWGLLVDGAFNPGLPPAEPFPIPVHSGDIRVDVQSALAMLAPVWGLKPLLDIDAEQAREDLARAAVMALSYVAQSARGQGLPMVPQREIDKARSVVERFMIRWRGEPDPKHVAAVDAYWTSAAEHGMNASTFTARVIASTGADVAAALSGAVGAMSGPLHGGAPSRVLHMIEEIERTGDAEAYVRKTLDKGERLMGFGHRVYRAEDPRARVLRRTARELGAPRFEVAEALEKAALAELHARRPDRVLATNVEFWAAIVLDFAEVPAHMFTSMFTCARTAGWSAHILEQKRTGRLVRPSARYIGPGPRDPREIEGYADIAH; from the coding sequence ATGTCCGACTTCGTACCCGGACTCGAAGGAGTCGTCGCGTTCGAGACGGAGATCGCCGAACCGGACAAGGAGGGCGGCGCCCTCAGGTACCGGGGAGTCGACATCGAGGACCTGGTCGGTCACGTCTCCTTCGGCAACGTCTGGGGCCTGCTCGTCGACGGCGCCTTCAACCCCGGCCTCCCGCCCGCCGAGCCGTTCCCCATCCCCGTGCACTCCGGCGACATCCGCGTCGACGTCCAGTCCGCGCTCGCCATGCTCGCCCCCGTCTGGGGCCTGAAACCCCTCCTCGACATCGACGCCGAACAGGCCCGCGAGGACCTCGCCCGCGCCGCCGTCATGGCCCTGTCCTACGTCGCCCAGTCCGCCCGCGGCCAGGGCCTGCCCATGGTCCCGCAGCGCGAGATCGACAAGGCCCGGTCCGTCGTCGAACGCTTCATGATCCGCTGGCGCGGCGAGCCCGACCCCAAGCACGTCGCCGCCGTCGACGCCTACTGGACCTCCGCCGCCGAGCACGGCATGAACGCCTCCACCTTCACCGCCCGCGTCATCGCCTCCACCGGAGCCGACGTCGCCGCCGCCCTCTCCGGCGCCGTCGGCGCCATGTCCGGCCCCCTCCACGGCGGCGCGCCCTCCCGCGTCCTGCACATGATCGAGGAGATCGAACGCACCGGGGACGCCGAGGCGTACGTCAGGAAGACCCTCGACAAGGGCGAGCGCCTGATGGGCTTCGGCCACCGCGTCTACCGCGCCGAGGACCCCCGCGCCCGCGTCCTGCGCCGCACCGCGCGGGAACTCGGCGCCCCGCGCTTCGAGGTCGCCGAAGCCCTGGAGAAGGCGGCCCTGGCCGAGCTCCACGCCCGCCGCCCCGACCGCGTCCTCGCCACCAACGTCGAGTTCTGGGCCGCCATCGTCCTCGACTTCGCCGAGGTCCCCGCGCACATGTTCACCTCGATGTTCACCTGCGCCCGCACCGCCGGCTGGTCGGCGCACATCCTGGAACAGAAGCGCACCGGCCGCCTCGTGCGCCCCTCCGCCCGCTACATCGGCCCCGGCCCGCGCGACCCGCGCGAGATCGAGGGCTACGCGGACATCGCGCACTGA
- the pdxH gene encoding pyridoxamine 5'-phosphate oxidase yields MRQDDRVTEHDAVPAVPHEPVPDPSVMRKHYREEGLAEADLAATPVRQFARWFRQAATEGRLFEPNAMVVSTADAQGRPSSRTVLLKQFDEQGFVFYTNYDSRKARELAENPQVSLLFPWYPMARQVIVTGVARRTGRDETAAYFRSRPHGSQLGAWASAQSSVIGSRAELEAAYAELEARYPEGERVPVPPHWGGFRVVPSSVEFWQGRENRLHDRLRYVAEPGGGWRVERLSP; encoded by the coding sequence ATACGGCAAGATGACCGGGTGACCGAGCATGACGCCGTTCCCGCCGTCCCGCACGAGCCCGTCCCCGACCCGTCGGTGATGCGCAAGCACTATCGCGAGGAGGGGCTGGCCGAGGCCGATCTCGCGGCGACGCCCGTGCGGCAGTTCGCGCGGTGGTTCCGGCAGGCCGCGACGGAGGGGCGGCTGTTCGAGCCGAACGCGATGGTCGTCTCGACGGCCGACGCGCAGGGGCGGCCGAGTTCCCGCACGGTGCTGCTGAAGCAGTTCGACGAGCAGGGCTTCGTCTTCTACACCAACTACGACTCCCGCAAGGCCCGTGAGCTGGCGGAGAACCCGCAGGTGTCGTTGCTGTTCCCCTGGTATCCGATGGCGCGGCAGGTGATCGTCACGGGCGTGGCGCGGCGTACCGGGCGGGACGAGACGGCCGCGTACTTCCGGAGCCGGCCGCACGGTTCGCAGCTGGGGGCGTGGGCGAGCGCGCAGTCCTCGGTGATCGGCTCGCGTGCGGAGCTGGAGGCCGCGTACGCCGAGCTGGAGGCCCGTTATCCGGAGGGTGAGCGGGTGCCGGTGCCGCCGCACTGGGGCGGGTTCCGGGTGGTGCCGTCGTCGGTGGAGTTCTGGCAGGGGCGGGAGAACCGGCTGCACGACCGGCTGCGGTACGTGGCGGAGCCGGGCGGGGGCTGGCGGGTGGAGCGGCTCAGTCCCTGA
- a CDS encoding TetR/AcrR family transcriptional regulator, which yields MSAVTTVDRVPKQDRSRATRQRLLAAAVACLAEHGWAGSTVSVVAERAGVSRGAAQHHFPTREDLFTAAVEYVAEERSGALRALFPEGAAGDRRAVVAALVDLYTGPLFRAALHLWVAASNEAQLRPRVTELEARVGRETHRIAVDLLGADETRPGVRETVQGLLDMARGLGLANLLTDDAARRDRVVAQWAALLDGALD from the coding sequence ATGAGTGCTGTGACGACAGTCGACCGTGTCCCCAAGCAGGACCGCAGCCGCGCCACCCGGCAGCGGCTGCTGGCCGCCGCCGTGGCCTGCCTCGCCGAGCACGGCTGGGCCGGGTCCACGGTCTCCGTCGTCGCCGAACGCGCCGGCGTCTCCCGCGGTGCCGCCCAGCACCACTTCCCCACCCGCGAGGACCTGTTCACCGCCGCCGTCGAGTACGTCGCCGAGGAACGCTCCGGCGCCCTGCGCGCCCTCTTCCCCGAGGGCGCCGCCGGCGACCGCCGGGCCGTCGTCGCCGCCCTCGTCGACCTGTACACCGGCCCCCTCTTCCGCGCCGCCCTCCACCTGTGGGTCGCCGCGTCCAACGAGGCACAACTGCGGCCCCGCGTCACCGAACTCGAAGCCCGCGTCGGCCGCGAGACCCACCGCATCGCCGTCGACCTCCTCGGCGCCGACGAGACCCGCCCCGGCGTCCGCGAGACCGTGCAGGGCCTGCTCGACATGGCCCGCGGCCTCGGCCTCGCCAACCTCCTCACCGACGACGCCGCGCGCCGCGACCGCGTCGTGGCCCAGTGGGCGGCACTGCTCGACGGGGCGCTGGACTGA
- a CDS encoding enoyl-CoA hydratase family protein: MTSVTRTRARGIETLTLDAPHHRNALSAALVGELADALTACAEDTGVRAVVLTHTGTTFSAGADLRDPPGPDALVALLRHLVALPKPVVARVTGHVRAGGLGLLAACDISAASHTATFAFTEVRIGVAPAVISLPLLPRTDPRALTRYCLTGERLDAAEAARIGLITAAGDDVDDVLAPVLDGLRRSSPQALAETKRLLTARVLEAFERDAAGVTALSAGLFASPEAREGMTAFLERRDPEWVL, from the coding sequence ATGACCTCGGTCACCCGCACCCGCGCCCGCGGCATCGAAACCCTCACCCTCGACGCCCCGCACCACCGCAACGCGCTCTCCGCGGCCCTCGTCGGCGAACTGGCCGACGCGCTCACCGCCTGCGCCGAGGACACCGGCGTCCGCGCGGTCGTCCTCACCCACACCGGCACCACCTTCAGCGCCGGCGCCGACCTGCGCGACCCACCCGGCCCCGACGCCCTCGTCGCCCTCCTGCGCCACCTCGTCGCCCTGCCCAAACCGGTCGTCGCCCGCGTCACCGGACACGTCCGCGCGGGCGGCCTCGGGCTGCTCGCCGCCTGCGACATCTCCGCCGCCTCCCACACCGCCACCTTCGCGTTCACCGAGGTACGCATCGGCGTCGCCCCCGCGGTGATCTCCCTGCCGCTGCTGCCCCGCACCGACCCGCGTGCCCTCACCCGCTACTGCCTCACCGGGGAACGCCTCGACGCCGCCGAAGCCGCCCGCATCGGCCTGATCACCGCGGCCGGCGACGACGTCGACGACGTCCTCGCCCCCGTCCTCGACGGGCTGCGCCGCTCCTCGCCCCAGGCCCTCGCCGAGACGAAACGGCTGCTCACGGCTAGGGTGCTGGAAGCCTTCGAGCGGGACGCGGCCGGTGTGACCGCGCTCTCGGCCGGGCTGTTCGCCTCCCCGGAGGCCCGCGAGGGCATGACGGCCTTCCTGGAACGACGGGATCCCGAATGGGTGCTGTGA
- a CDS encoding 4-coumarate--CoA ligase family protein produces MVRRPDAGHLSEGEIMMYVAERVAPYKRVRQVTFTDTVPRAASGKILRRELRERT; encoded by the coding sequence GTGGTGCGCCGCCCGGACGCGGGGCACCTCTCCGAAGGAGAGATCATGATGTACGTCGCCGAACGCGTCGCCCCCTACAAACGCGTCCGCCAGGTCACCTTCACCGACACCGTGCCCCGCGCCGCCTCCGGCAAGATCCTGCGCCGCGAACTCAGGGAGCGGACATGA
- a CDS encoding acyl-CoA dehydrogenase family protein, with the protein MTTLIESEENKALRSAVAALGTRHGRHHDHRHLWSEAGELGYLGVNLPEAYGGGGGGITELSIVLEELGAAGAPLLMMIVSPAICGTVIARFGTEEQKRTWLPGLADGTRLMAFGITEPDAGSNSHRITTTARRDGTDWLLTGRKVFVSGVDIADATLIVGRTQDARTGRLKPCLFIVPRDAPGFGRRRIDMELDAQERQFELTLDDVRLPAGALVGDEDAGLLQLFAGLNPERIMTAAFAIGMGRYAVAKAVEYARDRTVWKAPIGAHQAIAHPLAQSHIELELARLMMQKAARLYDTGDDTGAGEAANMAKYAAGEACAKAVDQAVHTLGGNGLTREFGLASLVTAARVARIAPVSREMILNYVSHQTLGLPKSY; encoded by the coding sequence GTGACCACCCTCATCGAATCCGAAGAGAACAAAGCCCTCCGATCCGCCGTGGCCGCCCTCGGCACCCGCCACGGCCGCCACCACGACCACCGGCACCTGTGGTCCGAGGCAGGCGAACTGGGCTACCTCGGCGTCAACCTGCCCGAGGCCTACGGCGGCGGAGGCGGCGGCATCACCGAACTCTCCATCGTCCTCGAAGAACTCGGCGCCGCGGGCGCCCCCCTCCTCATGATGATCGTCTCCCCGGCGATCTGCGGCACGGTCATCGCCCGCTTCGGCACCGAGGAACAGAAGCGGACCTGGCTCCCCGGCCTCGCCGACGGCACCCGCCTCATGGCCTTCGGCATCACCGAACCCGACGCCGGCTCCAACAGCCACCGCATCACCACCACCGCCCGCCGCGACGGCACCGACTGGCTCCTCACCGGCCGCAAGGTCTTCGTCTCCGGCGTCGACATCGCCGACGCCACCCTCATCGTCGGCCGCACCCAGGACGCCCGCACGGGCCGTCTGAAGCCCTGCCTGTTCATCGTCCCGCGGGACGCGCCCGGCTTCGGGCGCCGCAGGATCGACATGGAGCTCGACGCCCAGGAGAGGCAGTTCGAACTGACCCTGGACGACGTCCGGCTCCCCGCCGGCGCGCTCGTCGGCGACGAGGACGCCGGCCTGCTGCAGCTCTTCGCCGGACTCAACCCCGAGCGGATCATGACGGCCGCGTTCGCGATCGGCATGGGCCGGTACGCCGTCGCCAAGGCCGTCGAGTACGCCCGCGACCGCACCGTCTGGAAGGCCCCGATCGGCGCCCACCAGGCCATCGCCCACCCCCTCGCCCAGTCGCACATCGAGCTGGAACTGGCCCGCCTGATGATGCAGAAGGCGGCCCGCCTCTACGACACGGGCGACGACACCGGCGCCGGCGAGGCCGCGAACATGGCCAAGTACGCCGCCGGCGAGGCCTGCGCCAAAGCCGTCGACCAGGCCGTGCACACCCTCGGCGGCAACGGCCTCACCCGTGAGTTCGGCCTCGCCTCCCTCGTCACGGCCGCGCGCGTGGCCCGTATCGCACCGGTGAGCCGGGAAATGATCCTGAACTACGTCTCCCACCAGACCCTCGGTCTGCCGAAGTCGTACTGA
- a CDS encoding biotin carboxylase N-terminal domain-containing protein, with product MITSVLVANRGEIACRVFRTCRELGIRTVAVHSDADENALHARVADTAVRLPGTTPADTYLRGDLIVKAALAAGADAVHPGYGFLSENPGFARAVLDAGLVWIGPPPEAIEAMASKTRAKRLLGLAPPGEVTEADLPVLVKAAAGGGGRGMRVVRRLADLDRELTAARAEARSAFGDDEVFTEPYVENGRHVEVQLLADTHGTVWALGTRDCSLQRRHQKVVEEAPAPGLTPQLTRELHETAVRAARAVGYTGAGTVEFLVADGTAHFLEMNTRLQVEHPVTEAVHGIDLVALQIRVAEGHALENDPPPARGHAVEARLYAEDPANGWAPQTGTLHRLAVPDTVRLDTGYTDGDPIGVHYDPLIAKAIAHAPTRAEAIRRLAGALEQAAIHGPVTNRDLLVRSLRHREFTSARMDTGFYDRHLTELTRPAPDPYAPLAAALADAHGRSRFGGWRNLPSQPQTKRYLMAGEEHEVRYHHTRAGGLEADGARVLHADAAHVVLETDGLRRTYTIARYGDEIHVNRTVLRALPRFPDPTQQHAPGSLLAPMPGTVVRIADGLTEGAAVQAGQPLLWLEAMKMQHQITAPATGTLEALHVEPGRQVEPGTLLAVVTTTP from the coding sequence GTGATCACTTCTGTGCTCGTCGCCAACCGGGGCGAGATCGCCTGCCGCGTCTTCCGCACCTGCCGTGAGCTGGGAATCCGGACCGTCGCGGTCCACTCCGACGCCGACGAGAACGCCCTCCACGCGCGCGTGGCCGACACGGCCGTACGCCTGCCGGGCACCACCCCCGCCGACACCTACCTGCGCGGCGACCTGATCGTGAAGGCCGCCCTCGCGGCCGGCGCCGACGCCGTGCACCCCGGCTACGGCTTCCTCTCCGAGAACCCCGGCTTCGCCCGCGCGGTCCTCGACGCGGGCCTCGTCTGGATCGGCCCGCCCCCCGAGGCCATCGAGGCCATGGCGTCCAAGACCCGCGCCAAGCGGCTGCTGGGCCTCGCCCCGCCCGGCGAGGTCACCGAGGCCGACCTGCCCGTGCTGGTGAAGGCGGCGGCCGGGGGCGGCGGGCGCGGCATGCGCGTCGTACGCCGCCTCGCCGACCTGGACCGGGAGCTGACGGCCGCCCGCGCGGAGGCCCGGTCCGCGTTCGGCGACGACGAGGTGTTCACCGAGCCGTACGTCGAGAACGGCCGCCATGTGGAGGTGCAGCTCCTCGCCGACACCCACGGCACGGTGTGGGCGCTCGGCACCCGCGACTGCTCCCTCCAGCGCCGCCACCAGAAGGTCGTCGAAGAGGCCCCCGCACCGGGTCTGACTCCCCAACTGACCCGCGAGCTGCACGAGACCGCCGTACGCGCCGCCCGCGCGGTCGGCTACACCGGCGCCGGCACCGTCGAGTTCCTGGTCGCCGACGGCACCGCCCACTTCCTGGAGATGAACACCCGCCTCCAGGTCGAACACCCCGTCACCGAGGCCGTGCACGGCATCGACCTGGTCGCCCTGCAGATCCGTGTCGCCGAGGGCCACGCCCTGGAGAACGACCCGCCCCCCGCGCGCGGCCACGCCGTCGAGGCCCGCCTCTACGCCGAGGACCCGGCGAACGGCTGGGCCCCGCAGACCGGCACCCTGCACCGCCTCGCCGTCCCGGACACCGTCCGCCTCGACACCGGCTACACCGACGGCGACCCGATCGGCGTCCACTACGACCCCCTCATCGCCAAGGCGATCGCCCACGCGCCCACCCGCGCGGAGGCGATCCGCAGACTCGCCGGCGCCCTGGAGCAGGCCGCGATCCACGGCCCGGTCACCAACCGCGACCTCCTCGTGCGCTCCCTGCGCCACCGGGAGTTCACCTCCGCCCGCATGGACACCGGCTTCTACGACCGGCACCTGACCGAGCTGACCCGGCCCGCCCCCGACCCGTACGCCCCGCTCGCCGCCGCCCTCGCCGACGCGCACGGCCGCTCCCGCTTCGGCGGCTGGCGCAACCTGCCCTCCCAGCCGCAGACCAAGCGCTACCTGATGGCCGGCGAGGAACACGAGGTCCGCTACCACCACACCCGCGCGGGCGGCCTCGAAGCCGACGGAGCGCGCGTCCTGCACGCCGACGCCGCCCACGTCGTCCTGGAGACCGACGGCCTGCGCCGGACGTACACGATCGCCCGCTACGGCGACGAGATCCACGTCAACCGGACGGTCCTGCGCGCCCTGCCCCGCTTCCCCGACCCCACGCAGCAGCACGCCCCCGGCTCCCTGCTCGCCCCCATGCCCGGCACGGTCGTCCGCATCGCCGACGGCCTCACCGAAGGCGCCGCCGTCCAGGCCGGACAGCCCCTCCTGTGGCTGGAGGCGATGAAGATGCAGCACCAGATCACGGCCCCCGCGACGGGCACCCTCGAAGCCCTCCACGTCGAACCGGGCCGGCAAGTGGAGCCCGGCACCCTCCTGGCCGTGGTGACCACCACCCCGTAG
- a CDS encoding carboxyl transferase domain-containing protein: MTVLPSFLDPTDPACAANREAMLVKLADLDAEHAKALAGGGEKYVERHRRRGRLLARERVELLLDPDTPFLELSPLAAWGSEYAVGASLVTGVGVVEGVECLITANDPTVRGGASNPWTLKKALRANDIALANRLPCISLVESGGADLPSQKEIFIPGGALFRDLTRLSAAGIPTVAVVFGNSTAGGAYVPGMSDHVIMVKERAKVFLGGPPLVRMATGEESDDESLGGAGMHARVSGLADHFAVDERDALRQARRVVARLNHRKAYPDPGPAEPPKYDPEELLGIVPGDLKTPFDPREVIARIVDGSDFDEFKPLYGTSLTTGWARLHGYPVGILANARGVLFSQESQKAAQFVQLANQRDIPLVFLHNTTGYMVGKEYEQGGIIKHGAMMINAVSNSRVPHLSVLIGASYGAGHYGMCGRAYDPRFLFAWPSAKSAVMGPQQLAGVLSIVARQSAAAKGQPYDEDADAALRAMVEQQIESESLPMFLSGRLYDDGVIDPRDTRTVLGLCLSAVHTAPYEGVRGGFGVFRM; the protein is encoded by the coding sequence GTGACCGTCCTCCCGTCCTTCCTGGATCCCACCGACCCCGCCTGCGCGGCGAACCGCGAGGCCATGCTCGTCAAGCTCGCCGACCTCGACGCCGAGCACGCCAAGGCCCTCGCGGGCGGCGGCGAGAAGTACGTCGAACGGCACCGGCGGCGCGGCAGACTCCTCGCCCGGGAACGCGTCGAGCTGCTGCTCGACCCGGACACCCCGTTCCTGGAGCTGTCCCCGCTGGCCGCCTGGGGCAGCGAGTACGCCGTCGGCGCCTCCCTCGTCACCGGCGTCGGCGTCGTCGAGGGCGTCGAGTGCCTGATCACCGCCAACGACCCCACCGTGCGGGGCGGCGCCTCCAACCCCTGGACGCTGAAGAAGGCCCTGCGCGCGAACGACATCGCGCTCGCCAACCGGCTGCCCTGCATCAGCCTGGTGGAGTCCGGAGGGGCCGACCTGCCGTCCCAGAAGGAGATCTTCATCCCCGGCGGCGCCCTCTTCCGCGACCTCACCCGGTTGTCCGCCGCCGGCATTCCCACCGTCGCGGTCGTGTTCGGCAACTCCACCGCCGGAGGCGCGTACGTCCCCGGCATGTCCGACCACGTGATCATGGTCAAGGAGCGGGCGAAGGTGTTCCTCGGCGGGCCGCCGCTGGTGAGGATGGCCACCGGGGAGGAGAGCGACGACGAGTCCCTGGGCGGCGCCGGGATGCACGCGCGCGTGTCCGGCCTCGCCGACCACTTCGCCGTCGACGAGCGGGACGCGCTGCGCCAGGCCCGCCGGGTCGTCGCCCGCCTCAACCACCGCAAGGCGTACCCGGATCCGGGGCCCGCCGAGCCGCCCAAGTACGACCCGGAGGAGCTGCTGGGCATCGTCCCCGGCGACCTGAAGACCCCCTTCGACCCGCGCGAGGTCATCGCCCGGATCGTCGACGGCTCCGACTTCGACGAGTTCAAGCCGCTGTACGGCACCAGCCTGACCACGGGCTGGGCCCGCCTGCACGGCTACCCGGTCGGCATCCTCGCCAACGCGCGGGGCGTGCTGTTCAGCCAGGAGTCCCAGAAGGCCGCCCAGTTCGTCCAGCTCGCCAACCAGCGCGACATCCCGCTGGTCTTCCTGCACAACACCACCGGCTACATGGTCGGCAAGGAGTACGAGCAGGGCGGCATCATCAAACACGGCGCGATGATGATCAACGCGGTCAGCAACTCCCGCGTGCCCCACCTGTCCGTCCTCATCGGCGCCTCCTACGGCGCCGGCCACTACGGCATGTGCGGCCGCGCCTACGACCCGCGCTTCCTGTTCGCCTGGCCCAGCGCCAAGTCGGCCGTGATGGGCCCGCAGCAGCTCGCGGGCGTCCTGTCGATCGTCGCCCGGCAGTCCGCCGCCGCCAAGGGGCAGCCGTACGACGAGGACGCCGACGCCGCCCTGCGCGCCATGGTGGAGCAGCAGATCGAGTCCGAGTCGCTGCCGATGTTCCTGTCCGGGCGGCTGTACGACGACGGCGTCATCGACCCGCGCGACACCCGCACCGTCCTCGGCCTGTGCCTGTCCGCCGTCCACACCGCGCCCTACGAGGGCGTGCGCGGCGGCTTCGGCGTCTTCCGGATGTGA